A single Anabas testudineus chromosome 10, fAnaTes1.2, whole genome shotgun sequence DNA region contains:
- the tex11 gene encoding testis-expressed protein 11, whose protein sequence is MEPFASTVKILTGNLLHKQPSDCEEVIEKLFSEVSGLEDCPKTPDPQLEECAIQLWNWAVTKNVGATLNDIQKAKVRHVACTLLYCCEPENPTEGVIRKQILMASKTGRTWLDCKNPQMADNFLSLAVKSLETLYSQLTSRTDGAGDNTSSKVDVEKDLLRILSCQAESAISQGNNHEAVVYIQRCKDMLLRLPKDTVYLSLTCYNFGIDTYNLKKYEDSAFWLSQSYEIGKIKLKYAPGPEVLAKVLRLLATVYLEWDCQRFQEKALSAVSLANKECASISGLYLKIRILMRCGAADDHIRAGLNEMMESEVSLEVCLSAVKLLMSEDREVLAFEHLKCVCRRFESSPDLGTALVLHIELLLQRGKELLCKQKIEDIITGHYTGKQLTPQALTSLHVMLWDKASKHFETRDYAEALQWYNYSLSFFKAGQMEPNLAKLQRNRASCFLQLKQLEKAKEAIKEAERCDPDSIFTQFMIYKIAVQENNVKKAAEAVNAMGILAKSPAASEDTLLVSENVSSNLLSLAAQIALENEQQETAIKALESLCENSKDDAQVLTALRCLVRLVLTTIEKSERAVSNDNLDVLLPYLKMALQKVTVQSGMNVEQRTEEANWFRKIAWNSALQCKSSPDRMRDFFVLSYQLSQLCPSDRTLLMGQKTCLLMAAAATLELCRKSPHSAQTDELTQALEHIQICWEVWKTLRASGSFPLDPTDTLLLLYEFEARAKLNDPKVETVLESVLELENVDSKVLETIAALAMEPPAHFPLLCKKALRVALSLHKKQPQADLARCSQCVHSLIKLSLPNGVTEVEAHVLEEVWDYYEEAQSIIAAAPDDFPEMETLWLLTRAWNTGILLYSLAKYAEAEKWCGLAMSFIRHLGSLKESYEVQMSGLYSEILDRLDKAKNNFLMEE, encoded by the exons ATGGAGCCGTTTGCCTCAACTGTGAAAA TCCTCACAGGCAACTTGCTGCACAAACAGCCGAGTGATTGTGAAGAGGTAATAGAGAAACTCTTCTCTGAAGTGTCCGGCCTAGAGGATTGCCCCAAAACACCTGATCCACAG CTTGAAGAGTGTGCCATCCAGCTGTGGAACTGGGCAGTTACTAAGAATGTGGGCGCTACTTTAAATGACATTCAGAAAGCCAAAG TGCGTCATGTCGCATGTACTCTGCTGTACTGCTGTGAGCCTGAGAATCCAACAGAGGGCGTCATTCGCAAGCAGATCCTG ATGGCCAGCAAAACAGGGAGAACCTGGCTGGACTGCAAAAATCCCCAGATGGCAGATAACTTCTTAAGTCTTGCTGTCaag AGCCTGGAAACCCTCTATAGCCAACTTACGTCTAGAACTGATGGAGCAGGCGACAATACTTCATCTAAGGTGGATGTGGAGAAGGATCTTCTTCGAATTCTCTCATGTCAGGCAGAATCG GCCATAAGTCAAGGGAATAACCATGAGGCCGTGGTGTATATACAGCGTTGTAAAGACATGCTACTGCGTCTTCCAAAAGAC ACTGTGTATCTCTCCCTTACGTGCTACAATTTTGGAATAGATACTTATAACCTGAAAAAGTATGAGGACAGTGCATTTTGGTTGAG CCAAAGCTATGAGATTGggaaaattaaattgaaatacGCTCCTGGACCTGAAGTTCTG GCCAAGGTGTTGCGGCTCCTCGCCACTGTTTATTTAGAGTGGGATTGTCAGAGGTTTCAAGAGAAGGCTCTTAGCGCTGTCAGCTTAGCCAACAAG GAATGTGCCAGCATCTCTGGGCTGTACTTAAAGATCAGAATACTCATGAGATGTGGAGCCGCCGATGATCATATCAGAGCAG GACTTAACGAGATGATGGAATCTGAGGTTTCTCTTGAAGTGTGTCTGAGCGCAGTGAAACTACTTATGTCTGAAGACAG AGAGGTGCTGGCATTTGAGCATTTGAAATGTGTATGCCGGCGCTTTGAGTCATCTCCTGACCTGGGAACTGCTCTTGTCCTGCACATTGAGCTACTGCTGCAGAGAGGCAAGGAGCTGTTGTGCAAACAAAAGATAGAGGATATTATCACTg GCCACTATACAGGAAAACAGCTGACTCCACAGGCCCTCACAAGTCTACATGTCATGCTGTGGGATAAAGCGTCCAAACACTTTGAG acCAGGGACTATGCTGAGGCTCTGCAGTGGTATAACTACTCACTGAGCTTCTTTAAGGCAGGTCAGATGGAGCCTAACTTAGCCAAACTGCAGAGGAACAGAGCTTCTTGTTTCCTGCAACTAAAGCAATTGGAAAAG GCCAAAGAAGCAATTAAAGAAGCAGAGAGGTGTGATCCTGACAGCATTTTCACTCAGTTCATGATTTACAAGATTGCAGTGCAGGAGAACAATGTAAAGAAAG CTGCAGAGGCAGTGAATGCGATGGGAATACTGGCTAAGAGTCCTGCTGCCAGTGAGGACACACTGCTGGTATCTGAAAATGTGTCTTCTAACCTGCTCAGTCTGGCAGCTCAGATTGCTTTGGAG AATGAACAGCAGGAAACTGCCATAAAAGCCTTGGAGAGTTTGTGTGAAAACTCCAAAGATGACGCTCAGGTTCTGACTGCTCTCAG GTGTTTGGTTCGACTTGTGCTTACCACAATAGAAAAATCAGAGAGAGCAGTGAG CAATGATAACCTGGATGTCCTGCTGCCATACCTAAAAATGG ctctgcagaaagTTACAGTCCAGTCTGGCATGAATGTTGAGCAGCGCACAGAGGAAGCTAACTGGTTCAGGAAGATTG CTTGGAACTCAGCTCTGCAGTGCAAGAGCAGCCCTGACAGAATGAGGGATTTCTTTGTGCTCTCTTACCAG CTCTCCCAGCTGTGCCCTTCTGATCGCACACTGCTTATGGGCCAGAAGACATGTCTGCTaatggctgctgctgccactttGGAGCTCTGCAGGAAGTCCCCTCACTCTGCTCAG aCTGATGAGCTCACCCAGGCTTTGGAGCACATTCAGATCTGTTGGGAGGTCTGGAAAACCCTAAGAGCATCTG GAAGCTTCCCACTGGACCCAacagacacactgctgctgctgtatgaaTTTGAAGCTCGTGCTAAGCTGAATGACCCCAAGGTTGAGACAGTACTGGAGTCTGTCCTGGAGCTTGAAAATGTCGATTCCAAAGTGCTAGAGACCATCGCAG CCTTAGCCATGGAGCCTCCAGCCCACTTCCCTCTGCTGTGTAAGAAGGCCTTGAGGgttgctctctctctgcacaaGAAACAACCACAAGCTGACCTGGCCCGCTGCAG cCAGTGTGTTCACAGTCTTATCAAGCTATCCCTCCCAAATGGTgtgacagaggtggaggcccATGTGCTCGAGGAGGTGTGGGACTACTACGAGGAGGCCCAGTCCATCATTGCAGCCGCA CCGGATGACTTCCCAGAGATGGAGACCCTGTGGTTGCTGACTCGGGCTTGGAACACAGGGATATTGCTGTACAGCCTGGCTAAGTATGCAGAAGCTGAGAAGTGGTGTGGCCTCGCCATGAGCTTCATCCGCCACCTGGGATCCCTGAAGGAGAGCTATGAGGTGCAG ATGTCTGGTCTCTATAGTGAAATCCTGGACAGGTTGGACAAGGCCAAGAACAACTTCCTAATGGAAGAATAG